The following are encoded in a window of Kitasatospora sp. NBC_01250 genomic DNA:
- the cobN gene encoding cobaltochelatase subunit CobN — translation MILLLSTSDTDLLSARASTGPVGYRLGNPARLGPDDLPALLEGTDLVVVRLLGGRRAWEEGLTALLAGPRPVIVLSGEQAPDAQLMELSTVPAGLAAEAHAYLAHGGAANLAELGAFLSDTVLLTGHGFAAPASAPDWGPLERTPRHAAPAADGPTVAVLYYRAHHMSGNTGFVDALCGAIEEAGGVAKPLYCSSLRGAPAELLAELGRADAIVTTVLAAGGTRPADASAGGDEEAWDAGALAALDRPILQALCLTWSRETWEGSDDGLSPLDTATQVAVPEFDGRLITVPFSFKELDEDGLTVYVADPERCARVAGIAVRHARLRHIPAAERRLALVLSAYPTKHARVGNAVGLDTPASAARLLRRLREEGWDLGEGLPGMEPTEGEHEGDALIKALIEAGGYDQDWLTEDQLARNPVRIPAADYRRWYATLPEGLRARVEEHWGPAPGELYVDRSRNPEGDIVLAGLRAGNLLVLVQPPRGFGANPVAIYHDPDLPPSHHYLAAYRWIAAARSDGGFGADALVHLGKHGNLEWLPGKTAALSADCGPDAALGDLPLIYPFLVNDPGEGTQAKRRAHATLVDHLVPPMARADSYGDIARLEQLLDEHANIAAMDPAKLPAVRAQIWTLIQAARLDHDLGLDERPEDDGFDDFLLHVDGWLCEVKDAQIRDGLHVLGQAPSGEDRVNLVLSILRARQIWGGVAALPGLREALGLDEAALTLGATDAAEARARELVEAMEAADWDPAAVERVAEGLPGAVAEVLAFAAHQVVPRLAATTDELDAVVHALKGGFVPAGPSGSPLRGLVNVLPTGRNFYSVDPKAVPSRLAWETGQALAESLVARYRADNDGACPPSVGLSLWGTSAMRTAGDDIAEAFALLGIRPVWDDASRRVTGLEAIPLAELGRPRVDVTLRISGFFRDAFPHVVALLDDAVRLAAAQQEADEDNFVRAHVQADLAEHGDERRATVRVFGSRPGTYGAGLLQLIDSRDWRTDADLAEVYTVWGGYAYGRDLNGRPAREEMETAYKRITVAAKNTDTREHDIADSDDYFQYHGGMVATVRALTGRAPAAYIGDSTRPETVKTRTLTEEAARVFRARVVNPRWLEAMRRHGYKGAFEMAATVDYLFGYDATTGVVADWMYERLTQEYVLDPVNREFLTGANPWALHGISERLLEAAERGLWAAPDPELLAELQAAFLEAEGDLEEGGEG, via the coding sequence GTGATCCTGCTCCTGTCGACCTCCGACACCGATCTGCTCTCCGCCCGCGCCAGCACCGGCCCGGTCGGCTACCGCCTGGGCAACCCGGCCCGGCTCGGCCCCGACGACCTGCCGGCGCTGCTGGAGGGCACCGACCTGGTGGTGGTGCGCCTGCTCGGTGGCCGCCGCGCCTGGGAGGAGGGCCTGACCGCGCTGCTGGCCGGCCCGCGCCCGGTGATCGTGCTCAGCGGTGAACAGGCGCCGGACGCGCAGCTGATGGAACTCTCCACGGTGCCGGCCGGGCTGGCCGCCGAGGCGCACGCCTACCTCGCGCACGGCGGCGCCGCCAACCTGGCGGAGCTGGGCGCCTTCCTGTCCGACACCGTGCTGCTCACCGGCCACGGCTTCGCCGCGCCGGCCTCCGCGCCCGACTGGGGCCCGCTGGAGCGCACGCCCCGCCACGCCGCGCCCGCCGCCGACGGACCGACGGTGGCCGTCCTCTACTACCGCGCGCACCACATGAGCGGCAACACCGGCTTCGTGGACGCGCTGTGCGGCGCGATCGAGGAGGCGGGCGGTGTGGCCAAGCCGCTGTACTGCTCCTCGCTGCGCGGCGCACCGGCCGAGCTGCTGGCCGAACTCGGCCGGGCCGACGCGATCGTGACCACCGTGCTGGCCGCCGGCGGCACCCGGCCCGCCGACGCCTCGGCCGGCGGCGACGAGGAGGCCTGGGACGCGGGCGCGCTGGCCGCGCTCGACCGGCCAATTCTGCAGGCGCTCTGCCTGACCTGGTCGCGGGAGACCTGGGAGGGCAGCGACGACGGCCTCTCGCCGCTGGACACCGCCACCCAGGTCGCCGTGCCGGAGTTCGACGGGCGCCTGATCACCGTGCCGTTCTCCTTCAAGGAGCTGGACGAGGACGGCCTGACGGTCTACGTCGCCGACCCCGAGCGCTGCGCCCGGGTGGCCGGGATCGCGGTGCGCCACGCGCGACTGCGCCACATCCCGGCCGCCGAGCGGCGGTTGGCGCTGGTGCTGTCCGCCTACCCGACCAAGCACGCCCGGGTCGGCAACGCGGTGGGCCTGGACACCCCGGCCAGCGCGGCCCGGCTGCTGCGCCGGCTGCGCGAGGAGGGCTGGGACCTGGGCGAGGGCCTGCCCGGCATGGAGCCGACCGAGGGCGAGCACGAGGGCGACGCGCTGATCAAGGCGCTGATCGAGGCCGGCGGCTACGACCAGGACTGGCTCACCGAGGACCAGTTGGCCCGCAACCCGGTGCGGATCCCGGCCGCCGACTACCGCCGCTGGTACGCCACGCTGCCCGAAGGGCTGCGCGCCCGGGTCGAGGAGCACTGGGGCCCGGCCCCCGGCGAGCTGTACGTGGACCGCAGCCGCAACCCCGAGGGCGACATCGTGCTCGCGGGCCTGCGGGCCGGCAACCTGCTGGTGCTGGTGCAGCCGCCGCGCGGCTTCGGCGCCAACCCGGTGGCGATCTACCACGACCCCGACCTGCCGCCGAGCCACCACTACCTGGCCGCCTACCGGTGGATCGCGGCCGCCCGCAGCGACGGCGGCTTCGGCGCCGACGCCCTGGTGCACCTGGGCAAGCACGGCAACCTGGAGTGGCTGCCCGGCAAGACGGCCGCGCTGTCGGCCGACTGCGGCCCGGACGCGGCGCTCGGCGACCTGCCGCTGATCTACCCGTTCCTGGTCAACGACCCGGGCGAGGGCACCCAGGCCAAGCGCCGCGCGCACGCCACCCTGGTCGACCACCTGGTGCCGCCGATGGCCCGCGCCGACTCCTACGGCGACATCGCGCGCCTGGAGCAACTGCTGGACGAGCACGCCAACATCGCCGCGATGGACCCGGCCAAGCTGCCGGCCGTCCGCGCCCAGATCTGGACGCTGATCCAGGCGGCCCGCCTCGACCACGACCTCGGCCTGGACGAGCGGCCCGAGGACGACGGCTTCGACGACTTCCTGCTCCATGTCGACGGCTGGCTCTGCGAGGTGAAGGACGCTCAGATCCGGGACGGCCTGCACGTGTTGGGCCAGGCGCCCAGCGGCGAGGACCGGGTCAACCTGGTGCTCTCGATTCTGAGGGCCCGTCAGATCTGGGGCGGCGTCGCGGCGCTGCCCGGCCTGCGCGAGGCGCTCGGGCTGGACGAGGCGGCGCTGACGCTGGGCGCCACCGACGCCGCCGAGGCCAGGGCACGCGAGCTGGTCGAGGCGATGGAGGCGGCCGACTGGGACCCGGCGGCCGTCGAGCGGGTGGCCGAGGGACTGCCGGGCGCCGTCGCCGAGGTGCTGGCCTTCGCCGCGCACCAGGTGGTGCCGCGGCTGGCGGCCACCACCGACGAGCTGGACGCCGTGGTGCACGCCCTGAAGGGCGGTTTCGTGCCGGCCGGGCCCTCCGGTTCGCCACTGCGCGGGCTGGTCAACGTGCTGCCGACCGGGCGCAACTTCTACTCGGTGGACCCCAAGGCGGTGCCCAGCCGGCTCGCCTGGGAGACCGGGCAGGCGCTCGCCGAGTCGCTGGTCGCCCGCTACCGGGCCGACAACGACGGCGCCTGCCCGCCCTCGGTCGGGCTCTCGCTCTGGGGCACCAGCGCGATGCGCACCGCCGGTGACGACATCGCCGAGGCCTTCGCACTGCTGGGCATCCGGCCGGTCTGGGACGACGCCTCGCGCCGGGTCACCGGCCTGGAGGCGATCCCGCTGGCCGAACTCGGGCGCCCGCGCGTGGATGTGACGCTGCGCATCTCGGGCTTCTTCCGTGACGCCTTCCCGCACGTGGTCGCGCTGCTGGACGACGCGGTGCGACTGGCGGCGGCGCAGCAGGAGGCCGACGAGGACAACTTCGTCCGCGCCCACGTGCAGGCCGACCTGGCCGAGCACGGGGACGAACGCCGGGCCACCGTGCGGGTGTTCGGCTCCCGCCCCGGCACCTACGGGGCCGGGCTGCTGCAGCTGATCGACAGCCGGGACTGGCGCACCGACGCCGACCTCGCCGAGGTCTACACGGTCTGGGGCGGCTACGCCTACGGCCGCGACCTGAACGGGCGGCCGGCCCGCGAGGAGATGGAGACCGCCTACAAGCGGATCACCGTCGCGGCGAAGAACACCGACACCCGCGAGCACGACATCGCCGACTCGGACGACTACTTCCAGTACCACGGCGGCATGGTGGCCACCGTGCGCGCGCTGACCGGCCGCGCACCGGCCGCCTACATCGGCGACTCGACCCGCCCGGAGACGGTGAAGACCCGCACCCTGACCGAGGAGGCGGCCCGCGTCTTCCGGGCCCGGGTGGTCAACCCGCGCTGGCTGGAGGCGATGCGGCGGCACGGCTACAAGGGCGCCTTCGAGATGGCCGCCACCGTCGACTACCTGTTCGGCTACGACGCGACCACCGGCGTGGTGGCGGACTGGATGTACGAGCGGCTCACCCAGGAGTACGTGCTCGACCCGGTCAACCGCGAGTTCCTCACCGGGGCCAACCCCTGGGCGCTGCACGGGATCAGCGAGCGGCTGCTGGAGGCGGCCGAGCGCGGACTGTGGGCGGCGCCCGACCCGGAGCTGCTGGCCGAGCTGCAGGCGGCCTTCCTGGAGGCGGAGGGCGACCTGGAGGAGGGCGGCGAGGGCTGA